From a region of the Deltaproteobacteria bacterium genome:
- a CDS encoding DUF2333 family protein, whose translation MADNGTLLPPPRRGFPFGVIIAIIVVLAIAAGPLVLHFGQKRHNQLPFDLAARFPDSEPLVGGEAFATTVAEIMDHELHGVTGWRPNDFILWGPSLWADNNANRQLGILQALRESVRVLKDHLTKVSSDPYDDNLVAADTALRNDAFKLWLPSAESKYAEAVQRLRAYVDGLRAKPPRSKPINQRNMELIRLIQAWTDLLGDAHAALYRSPESVWRTDDDFYHAQGVAHVIFHLVRAIEREYRHGEETKPIIRTLFDEVATALGQAAAFKPFIVFDGSPSGLFANHRRNLDAYISEARQKLYSVREELEK comes from the coding sequence ATGGCTGACAACGGGACACTGCTTCCGCCTCCGCGCCGTGGCTTTCCGTTCGGCGTGATCATTGCGATCATCGTGGTGCTCGCGATTGCGGCCGGACCGCTGGTGCTGCACTTCGGACAGAAGCGCCACAATCAGCTGCCGTTCGATTTGGCGGCGCGCTTTCCGGACAGCGAGCCGCTGGTTGGTGGCGAGGCGTTTGCCACCACCGTCGCCGAGATCATGGATCACGAGCTGCACGGCGTCACCGGCTGGCGGCCGAACGACTTCATCCTTTGGGGCCCCAGCCTGTGGGCCGACAACAACGCCAATCGCCAGCTCGGCATCCTGCAAGCGCTGCGCGAGAGCGTGCGCGTGCTCAAAGACCATCTCACCAAAGTGTCGAGCGATCCGTACGATGACAACTTGGTGGCTGCGGACACGGCATTGCGCAACGACGCGTTCAAACTCTGGCTCCCGTCGGCCGAAAGCAAGTACGCCGAAGCCGTGCAGCGGCTGCGCGCCTATGTCGACGGTTTGCGGGCGAAGCCGCCGCGATCGAAGCCGATCAATCAGCGCAACATGGAACTGATTCGCCTCATTCAGGCGTGGACGGATTTGCTCGGCGATGCGCATGCGGCCTTGTACCGCAGCCCCGAGAGCGTGTGGCGCACCGACGACGACTTTTACCATGCCCAAGGCGTGGCGCATGTGATCTTCCATCTCGTGCGGGCGATCGAGCGCGAGTATCGTCACGGCGAGGAGACCAAGCCGATCATTCGCACCTTGTTCGACGAAGTGGCGACCGCGCTCGGCCAGGCGGCCGCGTTCAAGCCCTTCATCGTGTTCGACGGCAGCCCTAGCGGACTGTTCGCCAACCATCGCCGCAACCTCGATGCGTACATCAGCGAAGCGCGCCAGAAGCTCTACTCGGTGCGCGAGGAACTGGAGAAGTGA